The following nucleotide sequence is from Streptomyces xiamenensis.
ATCGCGGCGGCCCCTATGGCGGGCGCGGTGGCCGCCACCCGGGAGAGCCGGACCGTCACCGGATGGCTCGCCCTGGAGAAGAACGACCTCTCCAACTCCTCCCGCACCACGGGAAGATAGATCGAGCCCGCGATCGCGAGGCCGGGGCCCGTGAGCACCAGCTCATCCAGGTCCACGATGTTGGCCAGGGTCCGCGCCGCCAGCGCCAGATAGCGGGCCGAACGCTCCAGCAGCGCCCGCGCCCCCGGGTCGCCGCGGTGCGCCGCCCGGGTCACGGCCGCGAAATCCGCGGTGCGCCGCCCACGCCCGCCGCCGGTCAGCCCGGCCGAACGGGCCAGTACGGCGTCCGCGCGCGCCGCCTCGACCACCGCCCCCGGGCCGGCCAGCGCCTCCGTGCACCCCCGCGCCCCGCACCAGCACTCCGGCCCGTCGGCGGCCAGCGGAATGTGCCCGATCTCCCCGGCGTTGCCGCTCGGCCCCCGGTAGGCGACCCCGCCCAGCATCAGCCCGGCACCGATCCCGGTGCCCATGTAGAGCGCGGCGAATGCCCCGCCGCCCGCCTGCCCCGACCAGTGCTCGCCCAGCGCGGCGGCGGTGGCGTCGTTGTCCAGCACCACCGGCAGCCCGGTGGCCCGCTCCAGCTCCGGGCCCATCGCGAAGTCGCCCCAGTGCCGGATCGCCGGCCGCAGCAGCCGCAGTCCGTGCGCCTGGTTCAGCGGACCGGGCGCCACCAGCCCGAGCCCCAGCACCCGCGAGCGCTCCACGCCCGCGCCCTCGATCAGCGCCGCGCTCTCGGTGGCCATCCGCTCCACCACCGCCCGCGGATCCTCCACGCCGACGCCCGCCCGGGACATCCGCGCCACCACGGAGCCGCCCAGGTCGGTGAGCACATAGGTGATCCCGTCGTGGTCCAGGTGCACCCCCACCGCGTACCGCGAGGAGAGGTTCAGCTGGAGCAGCACCCGCCGCTTGCCACCGGTGGACTCGGCGTGCCCGGTCTCCACCACCAGACCGTCGTCGATGAGCCGGCGCACCACGGTGGAGATCGTGGCCCCGGTGAAACCCGTGGCCTTCACCAGGCCGACCCGGCTGATCGTTCCGGCGGCCCGGATCACATCGAGTACGGCCGCCCTGCTGCTGGCGTGCGGGGTGGCCCCGGCCGGTCCGCTCACTGGAGTCCTCCCTGCGCTGCGCGGTGCCGAGTGTATGTGCCCTTCCGCAGCGGATGTTCGTCGTGCCGGAGGGTTGACTTCCTTAATTCGGCGACTGAACAATCCTACCCACCCGGGCGACGTGTCCAGGCCCCCAGCGCCCCAACGGCGGGGCAAGGCCGAGAGGATCGAAGATGACCCAGCACGCGAGGTGGCGCCGTTCCCGTACAGCGGTTGTCGGAGCGGCCGCGGTGGCCATGCTCGCCGCCGGCTGCGGATCGGGCGGCAACGGCGGGGGCGGCGGAGGCAATTCGGGCCCGGCGGACACCCTGGTCGCCTACACCGGCCAGGCGGGCGACTACCAGCGCAACTTCAACCCCTACGCCCCCACCATGATCGAGGGCCCGGGCAACATCTTCGAGCCGCTGTTCTTCTACAACGTCGCACGCGACGGCGAACCCACACCACGCCTGGCCACCGAGTTCTCCTGGAACGACAGCGGCACCGAACTCTCCATCACCACCCGTGAGAACGTCACCTGGTCCGACGGCGAGCCCTTCACCGCCCACGACGTCGCCTTCACCTTCGACATGGTCCGCGCGAACCAGACCATGAACGCCATCGGCTTCGAGGGCGAGAGCGAGGTCATCGACGACACCCACCTCGTGGTGCGCTACCCGCAGCCCGCCTACCTGGAGGCACCGAGCGTGCTCGGCAAGCTGTGGATCGTCCCCGAACACATCTGGGGGGCCTTCGAGGACCCGGCGCAGAACACCGTCCAGGAACCCGTCGGCACCGGCCCGTTCGTCCTGGGCGACTTCAAGCCCCAGGCCTTCACCCTGTCGGCCAATCCCACCTACTGGGGCGGCGAGCCGGCGGTGAAGAACATCCGCTTCGTCTCCCTGTCGGGCAACCAGGCCGGCGCCGACGCCCTGGCCGCCGGGCAGATCGACTTCCAGACCGGCCCCGTCCCCGACATCCACAACATCGAGAAGAACTACCCCGGGTACGAGGGCATCACCGCCCACATCTTCCAGATCGCGCTGTTCACCTGCTCCGACACCGCGCTGGGCTGCAGCGGACCGCAGACCGACCCCGCCGTGCGCCACGCCATCTACCACGCGATCGACCGCACCCAGATCAACACCCTCGCCTACCAGGACACCGCCGCCGAGATCTCGCCCGGCTTCGCCCTGCCCGGCCGCGACGACGCCGTCATCAGCGACGGACTGACCGACCGCATCGCCCCCATGGAGCCGGACACCGCCCGCGCCGAACAGGTGCTGACCGGCGCCGGCTGGGCCAAGGGCGGCGACGGCATCTACGCCAAGGACGGCGAGAAGCTCTCCCTGTCGGTGCGGGTCGTCTCCGGCTGGACCGACGTCATCACCGCCGCCGACACCATGACCCAGCAACTGAAGGCGGCCGGCATCGAGCTGACCGTCCAGCAGTCCTCCTGGAACGAGTGGTCGGACGCCCGCGGCCGCGGCGACTTCGAGCTGGTCTTCGACTCGCTCTACCCGGGCCCCGCCCCCGACCCGTACTACACCTACAACTACTTCTTCCACGGCGACAACACCGCCCCGGCCGGCGAGGTCGCCAACCCCAACTTCGCCCGCTACGACAACCCCGAGGTGAACGCCGCCCTCGACGCGCTCCAGCAGATCGACCCCGAGGACACCGCCGCCCGGCAGCCGCACTTCGACACCATCCAGACCCGTCTGGAGGCCGACATGCCTTACATCCCGGTGCTGATCGGCGGCACCACCAGCGAGTACAACGCCCGCAAGTTCACCGGCTGGCCCTCCGAGGACGATCTGTACGCCTTCCCCGCCGTGTGGCAGCGCCCCGACAACTCGCAGATCTACCTCAACCTCAAGCCGGCCGGCGGCGAGTGAGCCCACCACTCCAGGGGATTGGCGGCACACGGTGAGGTACTACGCCCGCAAACTCGGTTTCTACCTCGTCGCCCTGTGGGCGGCGCTGACCCTGAACTTCTTCATCCCGCGGCTCATGCCCGGCAACCCCGTCGACACCCTGCTGGCCAAACTCGCCCAGCGCGGCGGCACGGTGGACCCGTCGGCCCGCAGATCCTACGAACTGCTGCTGGGCACCGACACCGGCGAACCCCTGTGGCGGCAGTACGCGGCCTACCTCGGCAACGTCCTGCGCGGCGACCTGGGGGTATCGGTCAGCGCCTTCCCGGCCCAGGTCACCGAGGTCATCGGCCAGTCCCTGCCCTGGACCATCGTGCTGGTCGGCATCGCCACCCTGATCTCCTTCGCGCTGGGCGTCACCCTGGGCACCCTCGCCGGGTGGCGGCGCGGCAGCTGGCTGGACTCACTCGTCCCGGCCACCACCGTACTGGCCGCCGTCCCCTACTTCTGGCTCGCGCTCATCCTCGTCCTGATCTTCTCCTCCTCCCTCCAGTGGTTCCCGCTGTTCGGCGGCTACGACACCTACCTCCCCACCGGCTGGAACGCGGACTTCATCGGCTCGGCCATCTACCACGGCACCCTGCCGGCCCTCACCATCGTGATCTCCTCGGTCGGCGGCTGGCTGCTGGGGATGCGCAACATGATGGTGGCCACCGGCTCCGAGGACTACATCCTCACCGCACACGCCAAGGGCCTGCGCGACCGCCGCATCATGACCCGGTACGCCGCCCGCAACGCCGTGCTGCCCTCCTTCGCCGGATTCGCCATCTCCCTGGGCTTCGTGGTCTCCGGCTCGATCATCACCGAACAGGTCTTCTCCTATCCGGGCATCGGCTCCAAGCTGCTGCAGGCCGTCGAGAACAGCGACTATGCCCTCATGCAGGGCATCTTCCTGGTCATCACGGTCGCGGTGCTCGCCGCCAATCTGGTCGTGGACCTGCTGTACGGCTTCATCGACCCGCGCACCCGCGTGACCACCTGAGAAGGAAGGAGCGGACATGGCGACCACCACCACCCCGGTACCGGCGGCCACCCCCGCCCGCAGCGGCTGGCGTGCCCTGCTGCCCAGCTGGTCCGCGCGGCTGGGCATCGGCCTCGGCCTGGTCGGGGCCATCGGGATCTTCGGCATCGTCGGCCCGCTGCTGCTCGGCGACCCCGACGCCATCGACAACATGGGCCGCACCCCACCCGGCGCCGACCACTGGCTGGGCACCACCCAGACCGGCCAGGACGTCCTGTCCCAGCTGGCCCACGCCACCCGCGGCTCGCTCCAGATCGGCCTGGCGGTGGGCATCGGCGCCACCGTGCTCTCCGCGCTGTTCGGCGTCATCGGCGCCTACCTCGGGGGCGTGGTGGACGAGGGCTTCTCGCTGTTCTCCAACGTCATGCTGGTCATCCCGGGGCTGCCGCTGGTCATCGTCATCGCCGGATTCGTCCCGCGCGAACAGCGCGGCTGGTGGACCCTGGCCGTGGTGCTGGTGATCACCGGCTGGGCCGCCGCCGCCCGGGTGCTGCGCGCCCAGACCCTCTCGCTGCGCGGCCGCGACTACGTGCTGGCCGCCCGGGTGGCCGGCGAGCGGCACTGGCGGATCGTCACCGTCGAGATCCTGCCCAACCTGCTGCCGCTGATCGCCTCCCAGTTCGTCTTCGCGGTCATCGCCGCGATCCTCGCCGAGGCGGGCTTGGCCTTCCTGGGCCTGGGCGCGCCCAACACCCACACGCTGGGCTCGATGCTCTACTTCGCCCAGAACGGGTTCGCGCTCCAGTACGAGGCCTGGTGGTGGTTCGTGCCACCCGGCCTGGTCATCGCGCTCTTCGGCTGCGGCCTGTCCCTCATCAACTTCAGCATCGACGAGATCATCAACCCAAAGCTGCGCCTGCCCAAGGCCGCGGGACGAGAGACCGGCCGCGTCGCCGACCGCGCCGCCGCGGGCCCCGCCCCCGCGGCCGACCCGGACGCGGTGCTCACCGTCCGGGACCTGGACGTCGTCTACCGCACGGCCGAACCCGTGCACGCCGTACGGAACGTCTCGCTCACCCTGCGGCGCGGCGAAATCCTCGGCCTGGCGGGGGAGTCGGGCTGTGGCAAGACCACCCTCGCCTACGCCGTGGGGCGCCTGCACCGGCCGCCCGCCGAGGTCTCGGCCGGCTCGGTGGTCTTCCACGACCGGTCCGGCACCGACATCGACCTGCTCGCCCTGGAGAAGGAGGAGCTGCGGGCCTTCCGCTGGGACAAGCTCTCCATGGTCTTCCAGGGCGCCATGAACTCCCTCAACCCGGTGATCTCCGTCCACGAGCAACTGGAGGACGTCCTCACCACCCACCGCCCCGGCATGACGGCCGCCGCCCGCCGCGAGCGCTGTGCCGAGGTCCTCACCCTGGTCGGGGTCGACCCGGCCCGCCTGGACTCCTTCCCGCACGAACTCTCCGGCGGAATGCGCCAGCGGGTCATGATCGCCATGGCCATGCTGCTGGACCCGCAGGTGATGATCATGGACGAGCCGACCACCGCGCTGGACGTGGTCGTCCAGCGCGGCATCCTGCGCGAGATCATCCGGCTGCGCGACGAACTCGG
It contains:
- a CDS encoding ROK family transcriptional regulator, whose amino-acid sequence is MSGPAGATPHASSRAAVLDVIRAAGTISRVGLVKATGFTGATISTVVRRLIDDGLVVETGHAESTGGKRRVLLQLNLSSRYAVGVHLDHDGITYVLTDLGGSVVARMSRAGVGVEDPRAVVERMATESAALIEGAGVERSRVLGLGLVAPGPLNQAHGLRLLRPAIRHWGDFAMGPELERATGLPVVLDNDATAAALGEHWSGQAGGGAFAALYMGTGIGAGLMLGGVAYRGPSGNAGEIGHIPLAADGPECWCGARGCTEALAGPGAVVEAARADAVLARSAGLTGGGRGRRTADFAAVTRAAHRGDPGARALLERSARYLALAARTLANIVDLDELVLTGPGLAIAGSIYLPVVREELERSFFSRASHPVTVRLSRVAATAPAIGAAAMMLQSELVPLREGMRLPENLAAAAEPDPPARASTTP
- a CDS encoding ABC transporter substrate-binding protein; protein product: MTQHARWRRSRTAVVGAAAVAMLAAGCGSGGNGGGGGGNSGPADTLVAYTGQAGDYQRNFNPYAPTMIEGPGNIFEPLFFYNVARDGEPTPRLATEFSWNDSGTELSITTRENVTWSDGEPFTAHDVAFTFDMVRANQTMNAIGFEGESEVIDDTHLVVRYPQPAYLEAPSVLGKLWIVPEHIWGAFEDPAQNTVQEPVGTGPFVLGDFKPQAFTLSANPTYWGGEPAVKNIRFVSLSGNQAGADALAAGQIDFQTGPVPDIHNIEKNYPGYEGITAHIFQIALFTCSDTALGCSGPQTDPAVRHAIYHAIDRTQINTLAYQDTAAEISPGFALPGRDDAVISDGLTDRIAPMEPDTARAEQVLTGAGWAKGGDGIYAKDGEKLSLSVRVVSGWTDVITAADTMTQQLKAAGIELTVQQSSWNEWSDARGRGDFELVFDSLYPGPAPDPYYTYNYFFHGDNTAPAGEVANPNFARYDNPEVNAALDALQQIDPEDTAARQPHFDTIQTRLEADMPYIPVLIGGTTSEYNARKFTGWPSEDDLYAFPAVWQRPDNSQIYLNLKPAGGE
- a CDS encoding ABC transporter permease; its protein translation is MRYYARKLGFYLVALWAALTLNFFIPRLMPGNPVDTLLAKLAQRGGTVDPSARRSYELLLGTDTGEPLWRQYAAYLGNVLRGDLGVSVSAFPAQVTEVIGQSLPWTIVLVGIATLISFALGVTLGTLAGWRRGSWLDSLVPATTVLAAVPYFWLALILVLIFSSSLQWFPLFGGYDTYLPTGWNADFIGSAIYHGTLPALTIVISSVGGWLLGMRNMMVATGSEDYILTAHAKGLRDRRIMTRYAARNAVLPSFAGFAISLGFVVSGSIITEQVFSYPGIGSKLLQAVENSDYALMQGIFLVITVAVLAANLVVDLLYGFIDPRTRVTT
- a CDS encoding dipeptide/oligopeptide/nickel ABC transporter permease/ATP-binding protein — encoded protein: MATTTTPVPAATPARSGWRALLPSWSARLGIGLGLVGAIGIFGIVGPLLLGDPDAIDNMGRTPPGADHWLGTTQTGQDVLSQLAHATRGSLQIGLAVGIGATVLSALFGVIGAYLGGVVDEGFSLFSNVMLVIPGLPLVIVIAGFVPREQRGWWTLAVVLVITGWAAAARVLRAQTLSLRGRDYVLAARVAGERHWRIVTVEILPNLLPLIASQFVFAVIAAILAEAGLAFLGLGAPNTHTLGSMLYFAQNGFALQYEAWWWFVPPGLVIALFGCGLSLINFSIDEIINPKLRLPKAAGRETGRVADRAAAGPAPAADPDAVLTVRDLDVVYRTAEPVHAVRNVSLTLRRGEILGLAGESGCGKTTLAYAVGRLHRPPAEVSAGSVVFHDRSGTDIDLLALEKEELRAFRWDKLSMVFQGAMNSLNPVISVHEQLEDVLTTHRPGMTAAARRERCAEVLTLVGVDPARLDSFPHELSGGMRQRVMIAMAMLLDPQVMIMDEPTTALDVVVQRGILREIIRLRDELGFAVVFITHDLPLLLELSDHIAVMRDGEIIEYAPAERMYHAPAHPYTRQLLDSFPSLTSERGAFVRGGGTDPEGAPR